One window of the Candidatus Dependentiae bacterium genome contains the following:
- a CDS encoding cache domain-containing protein: MVSRIKQLRLISIALLIVSINAAIGAYIYYYTYSKTIIANTEKRFTEILIDQTLRIGDYLAEKITALEQLAQSKEIQQAFKEKNIIDNQQLKAYVSSYLNEHNFKNLLLIRLDGSIIFSNRSYEEFASVNLLKSPYDKINLGQFFSKARMTLSTAVTTYLEIDYVLQEPSLYSITPVFASGQLEGFVAVHINPDHIFAITNNYFGLGQSGEIVIGYLIHDGAQIVSRLRNDPEKSFGRIEFIPGGRPSLLEKAVLGQEGFGVQFDYRSVEVVSAWGYEPVLGWGIVIKMDKTEVLEPARKFLILFYALSIFSFILLIITCALWKHSILSRTKHGAIYTIFAWLLRLRILIGLLLIANICFIGMLMWRYMQLRENAMQQAHNLSQSKIQNAADIITRELEKVAQRAQSLSDDLSAGRLKKEDILIRLRRDVQENPILSGFGIAYAPYAYDTGKKLYAPFVVRASDRSLEEKSIESLYDYTAERQDTHWFTKPFTQGAMWFQPDRYAFNTNFVARYVVPFYKQNDKSELAGVVIADYDVERINTLGQKLAVGETGYAFIINQTGRYIYSPDKDLVTKEKTIFNQAQEQVNQELYNIGTAMVKTTAGITSYTDSITNNTVWIHFNKIPLLNWTLGLVFLEKEVDLASNVIRHMLIWVLVSILSAIILFLFLFYELPSRNIYTLRKFAIALTMLFFAALIAMFFIIQGTLEQKKDSREVIITSEVGLQAYFAAQQARASIEYKKIIAIPTGILLDSLTFPDAEHVSFAGIMWQKYPKDNKDIERGFYIPGTTELSVQEESRKIEGDYEVISWKIRGLLYHDYAFEKYPFDQHTISIPIFPKTNRNTILLVPALMDYRIMGNSIGIARGLTLPDFSIERTFFSFLTSAREIVSGNGEQEIMQSIPQLQFNIIIYRRIINAFIVYFIPMMIVLFSLFAIFVKTSVADMATMVSRMISAYSGLLFALIVLHAGLRGTYKESSFLYIEYLFFLSYITILLFIIQVLFISKNKKVQEFFEKLMVFIRLFFWPVQLACWFIATIVVFYR, encoded by the coding sequence ATGGTCAGCAGAATAAAGCAATTAAGATTAATCAGTATTGCTCTCTTGATTGTATCTATAAATGCGGCAATTGGAGCATATATATATTATTATACATATTCAAAAACGATTATAGCTAATACCGAAAAACGTTTTACTGAAATTTTGATAGATCAGACATTGCGCATTGGTGATTATTTAGCTGAAAAAATTACTGCACTTGAACAACTGGCACAAAGCAAAGAAATTCAACAGGCGTTTAAAGAAAAAAATATTATAGACAACCAACAGTTAAAAGCATATGTTTCATCATATCTGAATGAGCATAATTTTAAGAATTTGTTACTTATACGTCTTGATGGATCTATTATTTTCTCTAATAGATCTTATGAAGAATTTGCTTCGGTGAACTTGCTTAAAAGCCCATATGATAAAATTAATTTAGGGCAGTTTTTTAGTAAAGCAAGAATGACATTGTCAACAGCGGTTACCACATATCTTGAAATAGATTATGTGTTGCAGGAACCATCTTTATATAGCATTACGCCAGTTTTTGCATCGGGACAATTAGAAGGATTTGTTGCCGTACATATTAATCCGGATCATATATTTGCAATTACCAATAATTACTTTGGTCTTGGTCAAAGTGGTGAAATTGTTATTGGCTATTTGATTCATGATGGAGCCCAGATTGTTTCTAGATTGCGCAATGATCCTGAAAAATCATTTGGTCGCATTGAATTTATTCCAGGAGGCAGACCTTCTTTATTAGAAAAAGCTGTATTAGGTCAAGAAGGATTTGGTGTTCAGTTTGATTATCGATCTGTTGAAGTGGTTAGTGCGTGGGGATATGAACCGGTCCTTGGGTGGGGAATAGTAATTAAAATGGATAAAACCGAGGTTCTGGAACCGGCAAGAAAATTTCTTATCTTGTTTTACGCATTATCTATTTTTAGTTTTATATTACTTATTATTACCTGCGCTCTTTGGAAGCATAGTATTTTGTCACGTACAAAGCATGGCGCAATATATACAATTTTTGCATGGTTATTGCGTTTGCGCATACTCATAGGGCTTTTGCTTATCGCAAATATATGCTTTATTGGTATGTTGATGTGGCGCTATATGCAGTTACGAGAAAACGCAATGCAGCAAGCGCATAATCTGTCACAATCAAAAATACAAAATGCTGCTGATATTATAACGCGTGAATTAGAAAAAGTTGCACAACGAGCACAATCGTTGTCCGATGATTTGAGTGCTGGTAGATTAAAAAAAGAAGATATATTGATTCGTCTACGCAGAGATGTACAAGAGAATCCAATACTATCTGGTTTTGGTATAGCATATGCACCATATGCCTATGATACAGGTAAAAAATTGTATGCGCCATTTGTAGTGAGGGCATCTGATAGATCACTCGAAGAAAAATCTATAGAGTCATTGTATGATTATACCGCAGAAAGACAAGATACTCATTGGTTTACCAAGCCATTTACTCAAGGTGCCATGTGGTTTCAGCCAGATCGCTATGCATTTAATACCAATTTTGTTGCGCGGTATGTGGTACCGTTTTATAAGCAAAATGACAAGTCAGAATTGGCTGGGGTAGTAATTGCTGATTATGATGTAGAACGTATTAACACGCTGGGCCAAAAATTGGCAGTCGGGGAAACGGGTTATGCATTTATTATCAACCAAACAGGAAGATACATTTATAGCCCCGATAAAGACTTGGTAACTAAAGAAAAAACTATATTTAATCAAGCTCAAGAACAAGTTAATCAAGAATTGTACAATATTGGTACTGCCATGGTCAAAACAACTGCCGGCATAACATCGTATACCGATTCAATCACTAATAACACGGTATGGATTCACTTTAATAAAATACCACTTCTCAATTGGACGCTTGGCCTTGTGTTTCTTGAAAAAGAGGTTGACCTTGCTTCTAATGTTATTCGGCACATGTTGATTTGGGTATTAGTCAGTATACTCAGTGCTATTATATTATTTTTATTTTTGTTCTATGAATTACCATCTCGTAATATATACACGTTAAGAAAATTTGCGATAGCACTAACAATGTTATTTTTTGCAGCTCTTATTGCGATGTTTTTTATTATTCAAGGTACTTTAGAACAAAAAAAAGATTCCCGAGAAGTAATTATTACGAGTGAAGTAGGGTTGCAAGCATATTTTGCAGCGCAACAAGCACGTGCATCCATTGAATACAAAAAGATAATAGCTATTCCTACCGGTATTTTACTTGATTCATTAACCTTTCCTGATGCAGAACATGTATCCTTTGCGGGTATTATGTGGCAAAAGTACCCAAAGGATAACAAAGATATAGAACGAGGATTTTATATTCCAGGAACTACAGAACTTTCTGTGCAGGAAGAGTCTCGAAAAATAGAAGGTGATTACGAGGTAATCAGTTGGAAAATTAGGGGATTATTGTACCATGACTATGCTTTTGAAAAATACCCTTTTGATCAACATACGATATCTATTCCTATATTCCCAAAAACAAATAGGAATACCATTTTATTGGTACCGGCATTAATGGACTATAGGATAATGGGTAATTCAATTGGTATAGCAAGAGGGCTTACATTACCAGATTTTAGTATAGAAAGAACATTCTTTAGCTTTTTAACATCTGCTCGTGAAATTGTGTCTGGTAATGGAGAACAGGAAATCATGCAAAGTATTCCACAGTTACAATTTAATATAATTATTTACCGTCGTATTATTAATGCATTTATTGTGTACTTTATTCCTATGATGATTGTATTGTTTTCTTTGTTTGCCATTTTTGTCAAAACATCAGTTGCAGATATGGCAACTATGGTATCACGTATGATTAGTGCGTATTCCGGCTTATTATTTGCACTTATTGTATTGCATGCTGGCTTGCGCGGTACCTACAAAGAGAGTAGCTTTTTATATATAGAATATCTATTTTTTCTTTCTTACATCACTATTTTATTATTTATTATTCAAGTATTGTTTATATCTAAAAATAAAAAAGTGCAGGAGTTTTTTGAAAAATTAATGGTATTTATTCGGTTGTTTTTTTGGCCGGTTCAGCTTGCTTGTTGGTTTATAGCTACAATTGTAGTGTTCTATCGTTAA